One window of Arthrobacter oryzae genomic DNA carries:
- a CDS encoding ABC transporter ATP-binding protein yields MSTDQKPAASQETVPLDDEDFYEEEYKPTEADGDMFGGTPAKKAEHFWPSAKRMMGLLKPESAGIALVLAMVTVAVVLNVVAPKILGQAMDVIFGGVVGKQLPAGVSKDQFVDGLRAQGENNFADMVAKMELVPGSGIDFQKLSFLISVVLVMYFVANIFTWLQGYVLNVLVMRVVRKLRDDTEKKLNRLPLNYFDTRQRGDTLSRVTNDVDNIQQALQQAFAQLLSSALTVIGIVIMMFIVSWQLALIALVALPLSGVAAGIIGSRSQKLFAAQWKNTGQLNGQIEESFSGHDLVRVFGRDADILERFDERNEALYKASFGAQFVSGMIMPVMQFLSYLSYVGIAVVGGLRVASGGMSLGDATAFIQYSREFTQPLGQMAGMANMLQSGVASAERVFEFLDAEEQDAETATEHLPAKTDGHVEFKHVTFSYSEDKPLIEDLSFTAEPGHTVAIVGPTGAGKTTLVNLVMRFYELNSGSITLDGVDITHLSRSELRAKVGMVLQDAWLFGGSIYDNIKYGNLSATEDQVMEAARATFVDRFVRALPDGYDTVIDEEGNNVSAGEKQLITIARAFVANPSLLILDEATSSVDTRTEVLVQKAMAALRTDRTSFVIAHRLSTIRDADTILVMEAGRIVEQGSHHALLELNGAYHRLYMSQFAGEDADAAVENSADNATAVHS; encoded by the coding sequence ATGAGCACCGACCAGAAACCCGCCGCCAGCCAGGAAACCGTCCCCCTGGACGATGAAGACTTCTACGAAGAGGAGTACAAGCCCACCGAGGCCGACGGCGACATGTTCGGCGGCACGCCGGCCAAGAAGGCGGAGCATTTCTGGCCGTCCGCCAAGCGCATGATGGGCCTGCTGAAACCCGAATCCGCCGGCATCGCCCTGGTGCTCGCCATGGTGACGGTCGCCGTCGTCCTCAACGTCGTGGCTCCCAAAATCCTGGGGCAGGCCATGGATGTCATCTTCGGGGGCGTGGTGGGAAAGCAACTGCCCGCGGGGGTGAGCAAGGACCAGTTCGTGGACGGGCTGCGCGCCCAGGGCGAAAACAACTTCGCTGACATGGTCGCCAAAATGGAACTTGTCCCGGGTTCGGGAATCGACTTCCAGAAACTGTCGTTCCTGATCAGCGTGGTGCTGGTGATGTACTTCGTGGCGAACATCTTCACCTGGCTGCAGGGCTACGTCCTGAACGTGCTGGTGATGCGCGTGGTCCGCAAACTGCGTGACGACACGGAGAAAAAGCTCAACCGCCTCCCGCTGAACTACTTCGACACCCGCCAGCGCGGCGACACCCTCTCCCGCGTCACCAACGACGTCGACAACATCCAGCAGGCGCTGCAGCAGGCCTTCGCGCAACTGCTCAGTTCGGCGCTGACGGTCATCGGCATCGTGATCATGATGTTCATCGTGTCGTGGCAGCTGGCCCTCATCGCACTGGTCGCGCTGCCGCTGTCCGGCGTGGCCGCCGGCATCATCGGCTCGCGCAGCCAGAAGCTGTTCGCAGCGCAATGGAAGAACACCGGCCAGCTCAACGGCCAGATCGAGGAATCGTTCTCCGGCCACGACCTGGTGCGTGTCTTCGGCCGCGACGCTGACATCCTGGAACGCTTCGACGAACGGAACGAAGCCCTGTACAAGGCCAGCTTCGGGGCCCAGTTCGTGTCCGGCATGATCATGCCCGTCATGCAGTTCCTCTCCTACCTGAGCTACGTGGGCATCGCGGTGGTGGGCGGCCTGCGGGTGGCCTCCGGCGGCATGAGCCTGGGCGACGCCACCGCTTTCATCCAGTATTCCCGCGAGTTCACGCAGCCGCTGGGACAAATGGCGGGCATGGCCAACATGCTGCAGTCCGGCGTTGCCTCGGCTGAGCGGGTCTTCGAATTCCTGGATGCCGAGGAGCAGGATGCCGAGACTGCCACCGAGCACCTGCCTGCTAAGACAGACGGGCATGTCGAGTTCAAGCACGTCACCTTCAGCTACTCGGAGGACAAGCCCCTGATCGAGGACCTGTCCTTCACCGCCGAGCCGGGCCACACCGTGGCAATCGTCGGCCCCACCGGAGCAGGCAAGACCACCCTGGTCAACCTGGTCATGCGGTTCTATGAGCTGAATTCGGGAAGCATCACCCTGGACGGCGTGGATATCACCCACCTGAGCCGCTCCGAACTGCGTGCCAAAGTGGGCATGGTCCTGCAGGATGCGTGGCTGTTCGGCGGCAGCATCTACGACAACATCAAGTACGGTAACCTCAGCGCCACCGAGGACCAGGTCATGGAAGCGGCACGGGCAACATTCGTGGACCGGTTCGTCCGGGCGCTGCCTGACGGTTACGACACGGTCATCGATGAAGAAGGCAACAACGTCAGCGCGGGCGAGAAGCAGCTCATCACCATCGCACGGGCCTTTGTGGCCAACCCGTCCCTGCTCATCCTGGACGAGGCAACAAGCTCCGTGGACACCCGCACGGAAGTCCTGGTCCAGAAAGCCATGGCTGCCCTCCGGACGGACCGCACCAGCTTTGTGATTGCGCACAGGTTGTCCACCATCCGCGACGCCGACACCATCCTGGTGATGGAAGCCGGACGGATCGTCGAACAAGGCAGCCACCACGCCCTCCTGGAACTCAATGGCGCCTACCACCGCCTTTACATGTCCCAGTTCGCGGGCGAGGACGCTGACGCGGCCGTGGAGAATTCAGCGGATAACGCGACGGCGGTGCACAGTTGA
- a CDS encoding ABC transporter ATP-binding protein translates to MLVTLIRRYSKPYLPYIAAVILFQLASTIAALYLPSLNAQIIDEGVSRGDTDYIWRTGGLMLGVALIQVATAIAGVYFGSKAAMAFGRDLRRGVFRKVTSFSAKDVNVFGAPTLITRGTNDVQQVQMLLLMGLNFMVATPIMCIGGIFMALREDLSLSWLVWVSVPVLVAVVGYLVVRLMPLFRSMQTKIDRINGILREQIIGIRVVRAFVREPHESKRFGEANRELTDVSLKIGALFVLMFPAIGMILHVSTAAVLWFGGQRVEAGEMQVGSLTAFLQYLLQILMAVMMGTFMAMMIPRASVCADRIGEVLDVEPSIHEPAAPVAPAHRTGRVEYRNVSFAYPGAAEPVLSDISFTAEPGQTVAIVGSTGAGKTSLLSLLPRLYDVASGEVLLDGVPVTNLDRSEITGRVAMVPQRPYLFSGTIEHNLRFGKTEATDQELWDALTVAQAADFVREKKNGLGSRIAQGGTNVSGGQRQRLCIARALVTKPKVYLFDDSFSALDVATDARLRRALKAKTADATVIIVGQRVSTIADADQILVLDNGRIVDRGTHQELLHSSTTYQEIVESQLTAEEVA, encoded by the coding sequence ATGCTTGTCACGTTGATACGGCGCTACTCGAAGCCGTATTTGCCGTATATCGCGGCTGTCATTCTTTTCCAGCTGGCTTCCACCATTGCGGCGCTCTACCTACCAAGCCTGAACGCCCAGATCATCGATGAGGGAGTGTCCCGAGGGGATACGGACTACATCTGGAGGACTGGCGGCCTCATGCTCGGGGTTGCGCTGATCCAGGTGGCCACCGCCATTGCCGGCGTGTACTTCGGTTCAAAGGCCGCCATGGCCTTCGGCCGCGACCTTCGACGCGGGGTCTTCCGCAAAGTCACGAGCTTTTCGGCCAAAGATGTCAACGTCTTCGGCGCCCCAACCTTGATCACGCGCGGCACCAACGATGTCCAGCAGGTGCAGATGCTGTTGCTGATGGGCCTGAACTTCATGGTGGCAACACCCATCATGTGCATCGGCGGCATCTTCATGGCCCTCCGCGAGGACCTGAGCCTGTCCTGGCTGGTGTGGGTGTCCGTTCCGGTGCTTGTGGCCGTCGTCGGATACCTCGTGGTCCGCCTGATGCCGCTCTTCCGCTCGATGCAGACGAAAATCGACCGTATCAACGGCATTCTCCGCGAGCAGATCATCGGCATCCGCGTGGTCCGCGCCTTTGTCAGGGAACCGCACGAATCCAAGCGTTTTGGCGAGGCCAACCGCGAACTCACGGACGTCTCCCTGAAGATCGGCGCCCTGTTCGTCCTGATGTTCCCGGCCATCGGCATGATCCTGCATGTCTCCACTGCAGCCGTCCTGTGGTTCGGCGGCCAGCGCGTGGAGGCGGGAGAGATGCAGGTCGGCTCCCTGACCGCCTTCCTGCAATACCTCCTGCAGATCCTCATGGCGGTGATGATGGGAACGTTTATGGCCATGATGATTCCGCGCGCCTCGGTCTGCGCGGACCGCATCGGTGAAGTGCTCGACGTCGAGCCCTCCATCCATGAACCGGCGGCGCCGGTGGCGCCCGCCCACCGCACCGGTCGCGTGGAGTACCGCAACGTGTCGTTCGCCTATCCCGGGGCGGCAGAGCCTGTCCTGAGCGACATCAGCTTCACTGCCGAGCCCGGCCAGACCGTGGCCATCGTCGGTTCAACCGGTGCCGGCAAGACCAGCCTGCTGTCGCTGCTACCGCGGCTTTACGACGTCGCGTCCGGCGAGGTACTGCTCGACGGCGTCCCTGTCACCAACCTTGACCGGTCCGAAATCACCGGCCGTGTGGCCATGGTGCCGCAGCGGCCCTACCTCTTCTCCGGGACCATCGAGCACAACCTGCGCTTTGGCAAGACGGAGGCCACGGACCAGGAACTGTGGGACGCCCTCACGGTGGCCCAGGCCGCTGACTTCGTCCGGGAGAAGAAGAACGGACTCGGTTCCCGGATCGCCCAGGGCGGCACCAACGTCTCGGGCGGCCAGCGCCAGCGCCTGTGCATCGCCCGGGCCCTGGTCACCAAACCCAAGGTGTACCTGTTCGATGACTCCTTCTCGGCGCTGGACGTCGCCACCGACGCCCGGCTCCGCCGCGCACTCAAGGCAAAAACGGCGGACGCCACGGTGATCATTGTGGGCCAGCGGGTGTCCACCATCGCCGACGCCGACCAGATCCTGGTACTGGACAACGGCCGGATCGTGGACCGGGGAACGCACCAGGAACTGCTGCACAGTTCCACCACCTACCAGGAAATCGTCGAGTCCCAGCTGACCGCGGAGGAAGTGGCATGA
- a CDS encoding PspC domain-containing protein, producing MTFQDVTQKMFTAIRGTGLSRGPDRWLGGVCGGIAAKLGVDPNAARIVFLVLALVPGPALTFYIWAWILLPDSITGRIYLESWLSNDSVT from the coding sequence ATGACTTTCCAAGACGTCACCCAGAAGATGTTTACGGCCATAAGGGGCACCGGGCTCAGCCGCGGACCGGACAGGTGGCTCGGCGGCGTGTGCGGCGGAATAGCAGCCAAACTTGGCGTGGACCCCAACGCAGCGAGGATCGTCTTCCTGGTCCTGGCCCTGGTGCCGGGACCGGCCCTCACCTTCTACATCTGGGCCTGGATCCTCCTGCCGGACAGCATTACAGGCCGCATCTACCTCGAATCCTGGCTGAGTAACGACTCCGTCACCTGA
- a CDS encoding McrB family protein has translation MTPTAKPAMTRAPGISKEIEDAAWFVLGAGLQGKPSALDGRTQTWTTAAAAELLERLERGVADSKAPMMTNLRQNLSDASRAAKQLAVELLFLQSLPLAHEVKSLKVKRARVAEAASWLEPPLELPDELYEGMTDHGVIRDRTAEFNWTIWDHLKWLCRFVQHVDQQSTNAMTKALKDPLAFHLLAAGTPDDQPAIRRSLEYLAWPSYFEPVVADVERQEIRDAFASLVGGAKGDSEAEITADIHRIRLYLDQQAGQRIDWYARQLVSQWRKVGDPGRRAWLLRTHHDVKDLLAAWHGEEKVTLDVEHLRLLDPGVTAGVVQHAVDEDYKHLGYVEREDNKTAIFAFLTVMKPGDLVLYQHAGAVRLGGVLGEPEHNEDNRRMRRKVRWFDEAHNMADLPRHVQRQLATPGVIVDVTRVVQALQALLPAEAEAEDDDAAAPAAVVEPVPEGFRPLTEEFAASLHMDLEPLQEIAELLEENRQLVLYGPPGTGKTYLAKHLAAELAGDSTDERVKLVQFHPSYAYEDFFEGFRPDKTDEGQVSFKLVAGPLRRLAEEAAKPGNENKPYFLIIDEMNRANLAKVFGELYFLLEYRDDRIYLQYSPNEPFTLPDNLYIIGTMNTADRSIAMMDAAIRRRFSFIELHPKTEPVKGSLLRFLQARNLDTTPALLLDALNDAIDEWDRDLMIGPSYFMKKAAQTPSGLRRIWKYELMPLLEEHYHGQLNRAQLQERFGLEQLLGRLASR, from the coding sequence ATGACCCCCACCGCGAAGCCTGCCATGACCCGCGCCCCCGGAATCTCCAAGGAGATCGAGGACGCGGCGTGGTTTGTCCTCGGGGCAGGCCTGCAGGGAAAGCCGTCAGCGCTGGACGGACGGACCCAGACGTGGACCACCGCAGCTGCCGCCGAACTGCTGGAACGGCTGGAGCGGGGCGTCGCTGATTCGAAGGCGCCCATGATGACCAACCTGCGGCAAAACCTTTCGGATGCCTCCCGCGCAGCCAAGCAGCTGGCCGTTGAGCTGTTGTTCCTCCAGTCGCTGCCGCTGGCGCACGAGGTCAAGTCGCTGAAGGTCAAGCGTGCCCGGGTGGCTGAGGCGGCCTCCTGGCTGGAGCCGCCGCTGGAACTGCCGGATGAGCTCTACGAGGGCATGACGGACCACGGTGTCATCCGCGACCGGACTGCCGAATTCAACTGGACTATCTGGGACCACCTGAAGTGGCTGTGCCGCTTCGTTCAGCACGTGGACCAGCAGTCCACGAATGCCATGACCAAGGCGTTGAAGGATCCGCTCGCCTTCCACCTGCTCGCGGCCGGGACGCCGGATGACCAGCCGGCGATCCGGCGCAGCCTCGAGTACCTTGCGTGGCCCAGCTACTTCGAGCCGGTGGTGGCCGACGTGGAGCGGCAGGAAATCCGGGATGCCTTCGCGTCGCTGGTGGGCGGCGCCAAGGGCGACAGCGAAGCAGAAATCACCGCTGACATCCACCGCATCCGTCTCTACCTGGACCAGCAGGCGGGCCAGCGCATCGACTGGTACGCCCGCCAGCTGGTGAGCCAGTGGCGCAAGGTGGGGGATCCGGGCCGCCGCGCCTGGCTCCTGCGCACGCACCATGACGTGAAGGACCTCCTCGCGGCGTGGCACGGCGAGGAAAAGGTGACGCTCGACGTCGAACATCTGCGGCTTCTGGACCCCGGGGTCACCGCGGGCGTCGTGCAGCACGCCGTGGACGAGGACTACAAGCACCTGGGCTATGTGGAGCGTGAGGACAACAAGACAGCCATTTTTGCGTTCCTGACGGTGATGAAGCCGGGCGACCTGGTCCTGTACCAGCACGCCGGCGCCGTCCGCCTGGGCGGCGTCCTGGGCGAACCGGAACACAACGAGGACAACCGCCGGATGCGCCGCAAGGTCCGCTGGTTCGACGAAGCCCACAACATGGCCGATCTTCCCCGCCACGTCCAGCGCCAGCTGGCCACGCCGGGGGTCATCGTGGACGTCACCCGGGTGGTGCAGGCGCTGCAGGCGCTGCTGCCCGCCGAAGCGGAGGCGGAGGACGACGACGCCGCCGCGCCGGCCGCCGTCGTCGAACCGGTTCCGGAGGGGTTCCGTCCGCTGACGGAGGAGTTCGCCGCGTCCCTGCACATGGACCTCGAACCGCTGCAGGAAATCGCCGAACTCCTGGAGGAGAACCGGCAGCTGGTGCTCTACGGTCCGCCCGGGACGGGCAAGACCTACCTCGCCAAGCACCTGGCGGCCGAGCTTGCGGGAGACAGCACCGATGAACGCGTCAAGCTGGTGCAGTTCCACCCGTCGTACGCCTACGAGGACTTCTTCGAAGGCTTCCGGCCGGACAAGACCGACGAGGGGCAGGTGTCCTTCAAGCTCGTGGCCGGACCGCTGCGCCGCCTCGCGGAAGAGGCTGCCAAGCCCGGGAACGAAAACAAGCCCTACTTCCTGATCATCGATGAGATGAACCGCGCCAACCTGGCCAAGGTATTCGGAGAGCTGTACTTCCTGCTGGAATACCGTGACGACCGCATTTACCTGCAGTACAGCCCGAACGAGCCGTTCACGCTCCCGGACAACCTGTACATCATCGGCACCATGAACACCGCGGACCGCTCCATCGCCATGATGGACGCCGCCATCCGCAGGCGGTTCTCGTTCATCGAGCTGCACCCCAAGACGGAACCGGTGAAGGGCTCCCTGCTGCGCTTCCTGCAGGCCCGGAACCTGGACACCACCCCGGCCCTCCTCCTCGACGCCCTCAATGATGCGATTGACGAGTGGGACCGCGACCTCATGATCGGGCCGTCCTACTTCATGAAGAAGGCAGCCCAGACTCCCTCCGGCCTGCGCCGGATCTGGAAATACGAGCTCATGCCGCTCCTGGAGGAGCACTACCACGGCCAGCTGAACCGGGCACAGCTGCAGGAGCGCTTCGGGCTCGAGCAGCTGCTGGGGCGCCTTGCATCACGCTAA
- a CDS encoding HAD-IC family P-type ATPase, translated as MTQADPAQTGAEHAGAPLRSYGPLTGLSSREVQSRTEAGYTNESSTRPSRTLWHIFRANVLTLFNGIIAACFLIMLLLNEWKDALFGFSATANAIIGIVQEFRAKRALDRLAVLTAPRARVVRDGAVTDIPFAAVVRDDVLLLRAGDQVVADSVVLSAEGLELDESLLTGESKPVDKAADAEILSGSSVVAGSGMARAVRVGDDSFAGRLTAEARRFSLVNSEIRGSLNRVLRWIAWALLPIMAVVANGQIQAAGGWDPAFASGTWREALVGAVASVTAMIPLGLVLMTSLAFAVGAVRLSRNMVLIQELPAVEVLARVDMLCIDKTGTLTEGGMRFDALHPVGAALPDGLELALGRLAATGGNATAGSLAVVFGDDGRLRPLVSVPFSSARKWSALSLGRGTPAPGTWVLGAPELVLDPGVPGNGVALEQAAGLAASGLRTLVLAHRAAALTPQEAGQDSPPRSVRAAALLTFRETVRPHAAETLAYFRRQGVQVKVFSGDDPRTVESVARDVGLAADGYDARTLPADADALAGVLAEHHVFGRVTPAQKQAMVKALQDQGHVVAMTGDGVNDALALKAADIGIAMNTAAAATKAVSRLVLLDGSFSRLPEIVAEGRRVIANTETVAMIFLTKTAYAVLLSVVFGALLWGFPFLPRQMSITDALTIGIPAFFLALMPNAGRYVPGFLRRALAFSVPAGLVVAAAVLAVNVVAALTGAAPDVIRTGSVLALSVIALWVLAVRSRPLNGWRLLVIAAMFTGLAGLLTLQAATDFFELPALPPDLLAISLGVGAAGSAAIEVLGRWHRRRYSLQG; from the coding sequence GTGACGCAGGCAGATCCGGCGCAGACGGGCGCTGAACATGCTGGCGCCCCGCTCCGCAGTTACGGCCCGCTGACCGGACTCAGTTCCCGCGAGGTGCAGTCACGGACGGAAGCGGGATACACCAACGAGTCCTCCACGCGACCGTCGCGGACGCTCTGGCATATCTTCAGGGCCAATGTCCTGACACTTTTCAACGGAATCATTGCCGCGTGTTTCCTGATCATGCTGCTGCTCAACGAGTGGAAGGATGCGCTCTTCGGCTTCTCGGCAACCGCGAACGCCATCATCGGAATCGTCCAGGAGTTCAGGGCCAAACGAGCCCTGGACCGGTTGGCCGTCCTCACGGCGCCGCGTGCCCGGGTAGTCCGCGACGGGGCAGTCACGGACATCCCGTTCGCTGCCGTGGTGCGGGACGACGTGCTGCTGCTCCGGGCGGGCGATCAGGTAGTGGCCGACTCCGTGGTGCTCAGCGCAGAGGGCCTGGAGCTGGATGAGTCCCTCCTGACCGGCGAATCCAAGCCGGTTGACAAGGCCGCCGACGCTGAAATCCTCTCCGGGTCAAGCGTGGTGGCAGGCTCCGGCATGGCACGCGCCGTGAGGGTGGGCGACGATTCCTTCGCGGGCCGCCTGACCGCCGAAGCCCGGCGCTTTTCGCTGGTCAACTCTGAGATCCGCGGCAGCCTGAACCGTGTGCTCCGATGGATCGCCTGGGCGCTGCTGCCCATCATGGCGGTGGTGGCCAATGGTCAGATCCAAGCCGCCGGCGGCTGGGATCCGGCCTTTGCCAGCGGCACGTGGCGGGAGGCGCTGGTGGGCGCGGTGGCCAGCGTCACCGCCATGATTCCGCTGGGCCTCGTTCTGATGACCAGCCTGGCGTTCGCCGTGGGGGCCGTCCGGTTGAGCCGGAACATGGTCCTGATCCAGGAACTGCCTGCCGTGGAGGTCCTGGCCAGGGTGGACATGTTGTGCATCGATAAGACCGGAACCCTTACCGAGGGAGGCATGAGATTCGATGCCCTGCATCCAGTGGGAGCGGCGTTGCCTGACGGCCTGGAACTGGCCCTGGGCAGGCTGGCCGCCACCGGAGGCAACGCCACCGCCGGCAGCCTCGCCGTGGTGTTTGGCGATGACGGCAGGCTTCGGCCGTTGGTGTCGGTGCCCTTCTCATCAGCCCGCAAATGGAGCGCCCTGAGCCTTGGCCGCGGCACCCCGGCACCGGGGACCTGGGTCCTAGGGGCTCCGGAGCTGGTGCTGGACCCTGGGGTCCCGGGTAACGGTGTGGCGCTGGAACAGGCAGCCGGGCTGGCGGCGAGCGGACTGCGGACCCTGGTCCTCGCCCACCGCGCCGCCGCACTCACGCCACAGGAAGCGGGGCAGGACAGCCCTCCGCGGTCTGTGAGGGCCGCGGCGCTGCTGACTTTTCGCGAAACCGTTCGACCCCACGCCGCAGAGACCTTGGCCTACTTCCGGCGGCAGGGTGTCCAGGTGAAGGTTTTCTCCGGCGACGATCCCCGGACCGTGGAGTCCGTTGCCCGGGACGTGGGCCTGGCGGCGGACGGTTACGATGCACGAACGCTCCCCGCGGACGCCGATGCCCTGGCCGGCGTCTTGGCGGAACACCACGTCTTTGGCCGCGTCACGCCCGCCCAGAAGCAGGCCATGGTCAAAGCATTGCAGGATCAGGGCCATGTTGTGGCCATGACCGGAGACGGCGTGAACGACGCCCTGGCGTTGAAGGCCGCGGACATCGGGATCGCCATGAACACTGCCGCTGCCGCCACAAAGGCAGTGTCGCGCCTGGTGCTGCTGGACGGCAGTTTCTCCCGGCTGCCGGAGATCGTGGCCGAGGGCAGGCGGGTCATCGCGAACACCGAGACGGTAGCAATGATCTTCCTGACAAAAACGGCCTACGCCGTATTGCTGTCCGTAGTGTTCGGCGCGCTGCTGTGGGGCTTCCCGTTCCTGCCGCGCCAGATGTCCATCACCGATGCCCTCACCATTGGAATCCCGGCATTCTTCCTGGCCTTAATGCCCAACGCCGGACGCTACGTGCCCGGGTTCCTAAGGCGTGCACTGGCATTTTCCGTTCCGGCGGGGCTGGTTGTTGCCGCAGCAGTGCTGGCGGTGAATGTCGTTGCCGCCCTGACCGGGGCGGCCCCGGACGTCATCCGGACCGGTTCAGTGCTGGCCCTTTCGGTCATTGCCTTGTGGGTGCTGGCAGTGCGGTCCCGGCCGCTCAACGGCTGGCGGCTGCTGGTCATTGCCGCCATGTTCACTGGACTGGCGGGGCTGCTGACCTTGCAGGCTGCCACCGACTTTTTCGAGCTGCCAGCCCTGCCGCCGGATCTGCTGGCCATTTCCCTCGGCGTGGGAGCCGCCGGGAGCGCTGCCATAGAAGTCCTGGGCCGGTGGCACCGGCGCCGGTACAGCCTGCAGGGCTAG
- a CDS encoding acyl-CoA thioesterase, whose product MRWGDMDAYGHVNNVQVVRILEEARIAAFGPPRGPGLPGVEPQVSLFNDVEEGTMALVVEHKIRYVRTLEYRNVPAVVQVWIGAVKGASFDIHYLLQDPVTREDCVKATTHLAFVDEGTGRVLRLTPEQKERMAPFTA is encoded by the coding sequence ATGCGCTGGGGAGACATGGATGCTTATGGCCATGTCAACAACGTTCAGGTGGTGCGGATTTTGGAGGAAGCCCGCATTGCGGCCTTTGGGCCTCCCCGCGGCCCTGGACTGCCTGGCGTCGAACCGCAGGTGTCCCTTTTCAACGACGTCGAAGAGGGCACCATGGCCTTGGTGGTGGAGCACAAAATCCGCTATGTCAGGACGCTCGAATACCGGAATGTGCCGGCAGTGGTCCAGGTGTGGATCGGCGCCGTCAAAGGCGCCAGCTTCGACATCCACTACCTGCTGCAGGACCCGGTGACCCGGGAAGACTGCGTCAAGGCCACCACCCACCTGGCCTTCGTGGATGAGGGCACCGGCAGGGTGCTCCGCCTGACTCCGGAGCAGAAGGAGCGGATGGCCCCCTTTACGGCCTGA
- a CDS encoding PLDc N-terminal domain-containing protein, with the protein MATKKDTRKKKKAWKDLPPLARIGTVIVGAVQLSLLIAAQRDISKRPAEQIRGSKAVWRMVTLINFVGPGSYFAFGRKNLPRRSAATAR; encoded by the coding sequence ATGGCCACGAAGAAGGACACCAGGAAAAAGAAGAAGGCCTGGAAGGACCTGCCGCCACTGGCACGCATCGGGACCGTCATTGTGGGGGCGGTGCAGCTTTCACTCCTGATTGCGGCCCAGCGTGACATTTCCAAGCGGCCGGCCGAACAGATCCGCGGCAGCAAGGCCGTGTGGCGCATGGTCACGCTGATCAACTTCGTCGGTCCGGGAAGCTATTTCGCGTTCGGGCGGAAGAACCTGCCCCGGCGCTCGGCGGCAACTGCCCGCTAG
- a CDS encoding class F sortase, which translates to MSLPGYKPAAPEDAAPGDPSPKHLSLERPSFVRRSLRRLSLLRVPLNRLSLNRGDRLLLLAGVVAFFLLTFLPGIVTAGNTSGEAGLHLATAPYSRADNPATAYSPPDTFPWSGKGSAAEAVKGAAAAPPAQQPPSLPNYPPAAAPTRIVYPAAGLDVTIHPLTPTPEELESQAIVPPITVDGYWVSSLGMPGAGSTNTTYILGHSWEDRDAPFNRLSAASAPGDVFEATTATGTMRYRVDSVDTYLKSSLKDSPIWTGFPNRLVLISCYTEDPWGKNVVVVASPVPEP; encoded by the coding sequence ATGTCCTTGCCCGGCTACAAGCCCGCAGCACCCGAGGACGCAGCCCCGGGCGACCCGTCCCCCAAGCACCTTTCCCTGGAGCGGCCGTCATTCGTGCGCCGTTCCCTGCGGCGCCTGTCCCTTCTGCGAGTGCCACTGAACCGGCTCTCCTTGAACCGCGGTGACCGGCTGTTGCTGCTCGCCGGCGTCGTAGCCTTTTTCCTTCTCACGTTCCTGCCCGGCATCGTCACTGCCGGGAACACCTCCGGCGAAGCCGGACTCCACCTGGCAACTGCGCCGTATTCTCGGGCCGACAACCCGGCCACCGCCTATTCCCCGCCTGACACGTTCCCCTGGAGCGGCAAGGGTTCGGCCGCGGAAGCCGTCAAAGGCGCCGCTGCTGCGCCGCCGGCCCAGCAGCCGCCGAGCCTTCCCAACTATCCGCCCGCCGCGGCACCCACCCGCATCGTCTATCCCGCGGCCGGCCTGGATGTCACCATTCATCCGCTCACACCGACGCCGGAGGAACTCGAGTCCCAGGCGATCGTGCCGCCCATCACCGTGGACGGCTACTGGGTGTCCAGCCTCGGCATGCCCGGCGCCGGGTCCACCAACACCACCTACATCCTCGGCCACAGCTGGGAGGACCGCGACGCCCCGTTCAACCGGCTGAGCGCGGCCAGCGCCCCGGGCGACGTCTTCGAGGCCACAACGGCTACGGGAACCATGCGATACCGGGTGGATTCAGTGGATACCTACCTCAAGTCAAGCCTGAAGGACAGCCCGATCTGGACCGGCTTTCCCAACCGCCTCGTCCTGATCAGCTGCTATACGGAAGACCCTTGGGGAAAAAACGTGGTGGTGGTTGCGTCACCTGTCCCCGAGCCCTGA